The Catharus ustulatus isolate bCatUst1 chromosome 15, bCatUst1.pri.v2, whole genome shotgun sequence genome has a window encoding:
- the DCTN4 gene encoding dynactin subunit 4 isoform X1, which translates to MASLLQSERVLYLVRGEKELRAPLPQLYFCRYCSELRSLECVSHEVDSHYCPSCLENMPSAEAKLKKNRCANCFDCPCCMHTLSTRATSIPAPLPDDPAKTTMKKAYYLACGFCRWTSRDVGMADKSVASGGWQEPENPHTQRINKLVEYYQQLAQKEKIERDRKKLVRRRNYVPLAFSQHTIHVVDKYGLGTRLQRQRPGAPISALAGLSVKEGEDQKEIKIEPADAVEEVEPLPEDYYTRPINLTEVTTLRQRLLQPDFQPICASQLYPRHKHLLIKRSLRCRKCEHNLSKPEFNPTSIKFKIQLVAVNYIPEVRIMSIPNLRYMKESQVLLTLTNPVENVTHVTLLECEEGDPDNINSTAKVAVPPKELILAGKDAAAEYDELAEPQDFQDDPDIIAFRKANKVGVFIKVTPQKEEGEVTVSFKMKHEFKNLTAPIRPNEESDHTSEVIWLTHHVELSLGPVLP; encoded by the exons ATGGCGTCGCTGCTGCAATCGGAGCGGGTGCTGTACCTGGTGCGCGGCGAGAAGGAGCTGCGGGCGCCGCTGCCGCAGCTGTACTTCTGCCGCTACTGCAGCGAGCTCCGCTCGCTCGAGTGCGTCTCGCACGAG GTGGACTCTCACTactgtcccagctgcctggAAAACATGCCTTCAGCTGAAGCCAAGTTGAAAAAGAACAG GTGTGCCAACTGCTTTGACTGCCCCTGCTGCATGCACACCCTTTCCACACGGGCCACGAGCATCCCTGCACCGCTGCCTGATGACCCAGCCAAGACCACCATGAAGAAAGCTTATTACCTGGCCTGTGGCTTCTGCCGATGGACTTCCCGGGATGTTGGCATGGCAGACAAGTCTGTTG CGAGTGGTGGCTGGCAGGAGCCGGAGAATCCTCACACACAGAGG ATTAACAAACTGGTGGAGTACTACCAGCAGCTGGCTCAGAAGGAGAAGATCGAGCGGGACAGGAAGAAGCTGGTGCGACGCCGCAACTACGTTCCACTGGCCTTCTCG CAACACACTATACATGTAGTG GACAAATACGGCCTTGGAACGAGACTTCAGCGCCAGAGACCCGGAGCTCCCATCAGTGCCCTCGCTGGACTCTC TGTGAAAGAAGGAGAAGACCAGAAGGAGATCAAGATTGAGCCAGCTGATGCAGTGGAAGAAGTGGAGCCTCTTCCTGAGGATTACTACACAAGACCAATCAATCTGACAGAAG TGACGACTCTGCGCCAGCGCCTGCTGCAGCCTGACTTCCAGCCCATCTGTGCTTCCCAGCTCTACCCACGTCACAAGCACCTCCTGATCAAACGCTCGCTGCGCTGCCGG AAATGTGAACATAACCTGAGCAAACCAGAATTCAATCCAACATCTATCAAATTCAAGATCCAGCTGGTTGCTGT TAACTACATCCCTGAAGTGAGAATCATGTCTATTCCCAACCTGCGCTACATGAAG GAGAGCCAAGTCCTTCTGACTCTGACTAACCCTGTGGAGAACGTCACACATGTGACATTGCTGGAGTGTGAGGAGGGAGACCCTGATAACATcaacagcactgccaag GTGGCAGTTCCTCCCAAGGAGCTTATTCTGGCTGGCaaagatgctgcagcagaatATGATGAGCTGGCAGAGCCTCAAGACTTCCAGGATGACCCGGA CATTATTGCCTTTAGGAAAGCCAATAAGGTGGGAGTTTTCATCAAGGTCACCCCACAGAAAGAAGAGGGCGAAGTGACCGTGAGTTTCAAGATGAAGCACGAGTTCAAAAACCTCACTGCTCCCATCCGACCCAACGAGGAGAGCGACCACACCTCCGAGGTGATCTGGCTCACCCACCACGtggagctcagcctgggccCTGTGCTCCCAtag
- the DCTN4 gene encoding dynactin subunit 4 isoform X2 translates to MASLLQSERVLYLVRGEKELRAPLPQLYFCRYCSELRSLECVSHEVDSHYCPSCLENMPSAEAKLKKNRCANCFDCPCCMHTLSTRATSIPAPLPDDPAKTTMKKAYYLACGFCRWTSRDVGMADKSVASGGWQEPENPHTQRINKLVEYYQQLAQKEKIERDRKKLVRRRNYVPLAFSDKYGLGTRLQRQRPGAPISALAGLSVKEGEDQKEIKIEPADAVEEVEPLPEDYYTRPINLTEVTTLRQRLLQPDFQPICASQLYPRHKHLLIKRSLRCRKCEHNLSKPEFNPTSIKFKIQLVAVNYIPEVRIMSIPNLRYMKESQVLLTLTNPVENVTHVTLLECEEGDPDNINSTAKVAVPPKELILAGKDAAAEYDELAEPQDFQDDPDIIAFRKANKVGVFIKVTPQKEEGEVTVSFKMKHEFKNLTAPIRPNEESDHTSEVIWLTHHVELSLGPVLP, encoded by the exons ATGGCGTCGCTGCTGCAATCGGAGCGGGTGCTGTACCTGGTGCGCGGCGAGAAGGAGCTGCGGGCGCCGCTGCCGCAGCTGTACTTCTGCCGCTACTGCAGCGAGCTCCGCTCGCTCGAGTGCGTCTCGCACGAG GTGGACTCTCACTactgtcccagctgcctggAAAACATGCCTTCAGCTGAAGCCAAGTTGAAAAAGAACAG GTGTGCCAACTGCTTTGACTGCCCCTGCTGCATGCACACCCTTTCCACACGGGCCACGAGCATCCCTGCACCGCTGCCTGATGACCCAGCCAAGACCACCATGAAGAAAGCTTATTACCTGGCCTGTGGCTTCTGCCGATGGACTTCCCGGGATGTTGGCATGGCAGACAAGTCTGTTG CGAGTGGTGGCTGGCAGGAGCCGGAGAATCCTCACACACAGAGG ATTAACAAACTGGTGGAGTACTACCAGCAGCTGGCTCAGAAGGAGAAGATCGAGCGGGACAGGAAGAAGCTGGTGCGACGCCGCAACTACGTTCCACTGGCCTTCTCG GACAAATACGGCCTTGGAACGAGACTTCAGCGCCAGAGACCCGGAGCTCCCATCAGTGCCCTCGCTGGACTCTC TGTGAAAGAAGGAGAAGACCAGAAGGAGATCAAGATTGAGCCAGCTGATGCAGTGGAAGAAGTGGAGCCTCTTCCTGAGGATTACTACACAAGACCAATCAATCTGACAGAAG TGACGACTCTGCGCCAGCGCCTGCTGCAGCCTGACTTCCAGCCCATCTGTGCTTCCCAGCTCTACCCACGTCACAAGCACCTCCTGATCAAACGCTCGCTGCGCTGCCGG AAATGTGAACATAACCTGAGCAAACCAGAATTCAATCCAACATCTATCAAATTCAAGATCCAGCTGGTTGCTGT TAACTACATCCCTGAAGTGAGAATCATGTCTATTCCCAACCTGCGCTACATGAAG GAGAGCCAAGTCCTTCTGACTCTGACTAACCCTGTGGAGAACGTCACACATGTGACATTGCTGGAGTGTGAGGAGGGAGACCCTGATAACATcaacagcactgccaag GTGGCAGTTCCTCCCAAGGAGCTTATTCTGGCTGGCaaagatgctgcagcagaatATGATGAGCTGGCAGAGCCTCAAGACTTCCAGGATGACCCGGA CATTATTGCCTTTAGGAAAGCCAATAAGGTGGGAGTTTTCATCAAGGTCACCCCACAGAAAGAAGAGGGCGAAGTGACCGTGAGTTTCAAGATGAAGCACGAGTTCAAAAACCTCACTGCTCCCATCCGACCCAACGAGGAGAGCGACCACACCTCCGAGGTGATCTGGCTCACCCACCACGtggagctcagcctgggccCTGTGCTCCCAtag
- the SMIM3 gene encoding small integral membrane protein 3 produces MDLPHLTSPTDLPKHILDIWVIVLIILATILIMTALVLCPATAVIIYRVRTHPTRNGIV; encoded by the coding sequence ATGGACCTCCCTCACCTCACAAGTCCTACTGACCTCCCCAAGCACATCCTGGATATCTGGGTCATCGTCTTGATCATCCTGGCCACCATCCTCATCATGACAGCcctggtgctgtgcccagccacCGCCGTCATCATCTACCGAGTACGAACACACCCCACGCGCAACGGCATCGTCTGA